Proteins from a genomic interval of Caulobacter rhizosphaerae:
- the rplP gene encoding 50S ribosomal protein L16, with protein sequence MLSPKKTKYRKQFKGRIHGTSKGGTLLNFGSYGLKAVEPERITARQIEAARRAITRQMKRQGRVWIRIFPDVPVTGKPAEVRMGKGKGAVDHWAARVAPGRIMFEIDGVPDDIAREALRLGAAKLPIRTRVVTRIDAGAALEAEAA encoded by the coding sequence ATGCTGTCACCGAAAAAAACCAAGTATCGCAAGCAGTTCAAGGGCCGTATCCACGGCACCTCGAAGGGCGGCACCCTGCTGAACTTCGGTTCGTACGGCCTGAAGGCCGTCGAGCCGGAGCGCATCACGGCTCGCCAGATCGAAGCTGCTCGTCGCGCCATCACCCGCCAGATGAAGCGTCAAGGCCGCGTCTGGATCCGTATCTTCCCGGACGTGCCGGTCACCGGCAAGCCGGCTGAAGTGCGGATGGGTAAGGGCAAGGGCGCCGTGGACCACTGGGCCGCTCGCGTGGCTCCGGGCCGCATCATGTTCGAAATCGACGGCGTGCCGGACGATATCGCGCGCGAAGCCCTGCGCCTTGGCGCCGCCAAGCTGCCGATCCGTACCCGCGTCGTCACCCGCATCGACGCTGGTGCGGCTCTGGAGGCCGAAGCGGCATGA
- the rplC gene encoding 50S ribosomal protein L3, whose amino-acid sequence MTLPANRTGVIAKKLGMTRFFDETGQHVPVTVLSLDGCQVTGQRTVEKDGYTALQLGAGAKKPKNTSKALRGHFAKNSVEPKRIVAEFRVEESALIDVGAEFTADHYVAGQKVDIQGITVGKGFAGAMKRWNFGGLRATHGVSVSHRSHGSTGNRQDPGRTFPGKKMAGHLGQETVTTLNVTVWKVDVERGLILVKGAVPGSEGSYVKVRDAIKKAAPADLPRPGAFRKAGEAPAAAAETPAEEAPAATTEEGEG is encoded by the coding sequence ATGACTCTCCCCGCTAATCGTACTGGCGTGATCGCCAAGAAGCTGGGCATGACCCGCTTCTTCGATGAAACCGGACAGCACGTCCCGGTCACCGTCCTGTCGCTGGATGGTTGCCAGGTCACGGGCCAGCGCACGGTCGAGAAGGACGGTTACACCGCCCTGCAACTCGGCGCCGGCGCCAAGAAGCCCAAGAACACCTCCAAGGCCCTGCGTGGCCACTTCGCCAAGAACTCGGTCGAGCCCAAGCGGATCGTCGCCGAATTCCGCGTCGAAGAGTCGGCTCTGATCGACGTGGGCGCGGAATTCACCGCCGACCACTATGTCGCCGGTCAGAAGGTGGACATCCAAGGCATCACCGTCGGTAAGGGTTTCGCCGGCGCCATGAAGCGCTGGAACTTCGGCGGTCTGCGCGCCACCCACGGCGTCTCGGTCTCGCACCGTTCGCACGGCTCGACCGGCAACCGCCAGGATCCGGGCCGTACGTTCCCGGGCAAGAAGATGGCCGGTCACCTGGGTCAGGAAACCGTCACCACCCTGAACGTCACCGTTTGGAAAGTGGACGTCGAGCGCGGCCTGATCCTGGTCAAGGGCGCCGTCCCTGGCTCGGAAGGCTCGTACGTCAAGGTTCGCGACGCGATCAAGAAGGCCGCTCCGGCCGACCTGCCGCGTCCGGGCGCCTTCCGCAAGGCTGGCGAGGCTCCGGCCGCCGCCGCTGAAACCCCCGCTGAGGAAGCCCCCGCGGCGACGACCGAAGAGGGCGAAGGCTAA
- a CDS encoding P22 phage major capsid protein family protein — protein sequence MKTQLFAAAAVLALAVSAPAFAQNVGSIGAAVNYGDVKATGIDADGTSVKVDGNVAIPTGAWTVTVNGNVSVNDNDISDETVASTAAHATTLVAGDTVRVGGFAALSRPSNDTLWAVGAEASKYFDKVTLNGLVAYGQSNDLDADLYAVRGEARYFVSDDFRLDAGAGYSKLDADAGLEADIWDVNVGGEYKFANTGWSTFGKYTHTESKDLADLNAEAVKVGFRYTFGGSLKTRDRSGADLIDADTLFGFGVR from the coding sequence ATGAAGACCCAACTCTTCGCCGCCGCCGCCGTCCTGGCGCTGGCCGTCTCGGCTCCCGCCTTCGCCCAGAACGTCGGTTCGATCGGCGCCGCGGTGAACTATGGCGACGTCAAGGCCACCGGCATCGACGCCGACGGCACCTCGGTGAAGGTCGACGGCAATGTCGCCATCCCGACCGGCGCCTGGACCGTCACCGTGAACGGCAACGTCTCGGTCAACGACAACGACATCAGCGACGAAACCGTCGCCTCGACCGCCGCTCACGCCACGACCCTGGTCGCCGGCGACACCGTGCGCGTCGGCGGCTTCGCCGCCCTGTCGCGTCCGTCGAACGACACCCTGTGGGCCGTCGGCGCCGAAGCCAGCAAGTACTTCGACAAGGTCACCCTGAACGGCCTGGTCGCCTATGGCCAGTCGAACGACCTGGACGCTGACCTGTACGCCGTGCGCGGCGAGGCCCGCTACTTCGTCTCGGACGACTTCCGTCTGGACGCCGGCGCCGGCTACTCCAAGCTGGACGCTGACGCCGGCCTGGAAGCCGACATCTGGGACGTCAATGTCGGCGGCGAATACAAGTTCGCCAACACCGGCTGGTCGACCTTCGGCAAGTACACCCACACCGAGTCCAAGGACCTGGCCGACCTGAACGCCGAAGCCGTGAAGGTCGGCTTCCGCTACACCTTCGGCGGCAGCCTGAAGACCCGCGACCGTTCGGGCGCCGACCTGATCGACGCCGACACCCTGTTCGGCTTCGGCGTCCGCTAA
- the rplB gene encoding 50S ribosomal protein L2 — protein MALKHFNPTSPGQRGLVLIDRSELHKGRPEKKLVEGLTKSGGRGGNGRIAVRFRGGGAKRLYRLVDFKRRKQGTATVVRLEYDPNRTAFIALIKYQDGELAYILAPQRLKAGDEVVTADKVDVKPGNASPLRTLPIGTIIHNVELKPAKGGQIARSAGAYAQLVGRDAGYAQIRLNSGELRMVLDSCMATVGAVSNPDHMNENLGKAGRVRHMGRRPHVRGVAMNPVDHPHGGGEGRTSGGRHPVTPAGKPTKGAKTRVNKATDKFIIRSRHKAKKGR, from the coding sequence ATGGCCTTGAAGCACTTTAACCCGACCAGCCCCGGCCAGCGCGGCCTGGTGCTGATCGACCGCAGCGAGCTCCACAAGGGCCGCCCGGAAAAGAAGCTGGTCGAAGGTCTGACCAAGTCGGGCGGTCGCGGCGGCAACGGCCGCATCGCGGTCCGCTTCCGCGGCGGCGGCGCCAAGCGCCTCTACCGCCTGGTCGACTTCAAGCGTCGTAAGCAAGGCACGGCCACGGTCGTCCGCCTTGAGTACGATCCCAACCGGACCGCCTTCATCGCCCTGATCAAGTATCAGGACGGCGAGCTGGCCTACATCCTGGCCCCGCAACGCCTGAAGGCCGGCGACGAAGTCGTCACCGCCGACAAGGTCGACGTGAAGCCGGGCAACGCCTCGCCGCTGCGCACCCTGCCGATCGGCACGATCATCCACAACGTCGAGCTGAAGCCCGCCAAGGGTGGTCAGATCGCGCGTTCGGCTGGCGCCTACGCCCAGCTGGTGGGTCGTGACGCCGGCTACGCCCAGATCCGCCTGAACTCGGGCGAGCTGCGCATGGTGCTGGACAGCTGCATGGCCACCGTCGGCGCCGTGTCGAACCCGGACCACATGAACGAAAACCTCGGCAAGGCCGGGCGCGTTCGTCACATGGGCCGTCGTCCTCACGTCCGCGGCGTCGCCATGAACCCGGTCGACCACCCCCACGGCGGTGGTGAAGGCCGCACCTCGGGCGGCCGTCACCCGGTGACCCCGGCTGGTAAGCCGACCAAGGGCGCCAAGACCCGCGTCAACAAGGCCACGGATAAGTTCATCATCCGTTCGCGCCACAAAGCGAAAAAGGGCCGCTAA
- the rplV gene encoding 50S ribosomal protein L22 translates to MSQAKQPRRLPANEAMCKVRTLRTSARKLNLVAQSIRGLNVQRALNELEFSHKRIAQDVRKALYSAISNAENNHNLDIDSLVVAEAYVGKNLVMKRFSPRARGRATRVEKPFSEITIVVRELGEAA, encoded by the coding sequence ATGAGCCAAGCTAAACAACCTCGCCGCCTGCCGGCCAATGAAGCGATGTGCAAGGTTCGCACCTTGCGCACCAGCGCCCGCAAGCTGAACCTGGTCGCTCAGTCCATCCGTGGCCTGAACGTCCAGCGCGCTCTGAACGAGCTCGAATTCAGCCACAAGCGTATCGCTCAGGACGTCCGCAAGGCGCTGTACTCGGCCATCTCCAACGCCGAGAACAACCACAACCTCGACATCGACTCGCTGGTCGTCGCCGAGGCCTATGTGGGCAAGAACCTGGTGATGAAGCGCTTCTCGCCGCGTGCTCGCGGTCGGGCCACGCGCGTTGAAAAGCCGTTCTCCGAGATCACCATCGTGGTCCGCGAACTGGGTGAGGCCGCCTGA
- the rpsJ gene encoding 30S ribosomal protein S10: MDRQNIRIRLKAFDHRVLDHSTREIVNTAKRTGATVRGPIPLPTLIEKFTVNRSPHVDKKSREQFEIRTHKRVLDIVDPTPQTVDALMKLDLSAGVDVEIKL, encoded by the coding sequence ATGGATCGTCAGAACATCCGCATCCGGCTCAAGGCCTTCGATCACCGCGTGTTGGATCATTCCACGCGCGAGATCGTCAATACGGCCAAGCGCACAGGTGCGACGGTACGGGGCCCGATCCCCCTGCCCACGCTTATCGAGAAATTCACCGTCAACCGCTCGCCGCACGTCGACAAGAAGTCGCGCGAGCAGTTCGAGATCCGTACGCACAAGCGCGTCCTCGACATCGTTGATCCGACTCCGCAGACCGTGGACGCGCTGATGAAGCTCGACCTGTCGGCCGGCGTCGACGTCGAAATCAAGCTGTAA
- a CDS encoding 50S ribosomal protein L23, translated as MAATARHYDTILSPVITEKATLLSEQNKVVFRVAADASKDEIAAAVEELFKVKVTKVNTLVTKGKTKRFRGIVGRRSDVKKAIVTLADGQSIDITTGL; from the coding sequence ATGGCCGCAACCGCCCGCCACTACGACACGATCCTGTCGCCGGTGATCACCGAGAAGGCCACCCTGCTCAGCGAGCAGAACAAGGTCGTCTTCCGCGTGGCCGCCGATGCGTCGAAGGACGAAATCGCCGCCGCCGTCGAAGAGCTGTTCAAGGTCAAGGTCACCAAGGTCAACACCCTGGTCACCAAGGGCAAGACCAAGCGCTTCCGTGGCATCGTCGGACGCCGCTCCGACGTCAAAAAAGCCATCGTGACCCTGGCCGACGGCCAGTCGATCGACATCACGACGGGGCTCTAA
- a CDS encoding GIN domain-containing protein: protein MRALLLLATAAAALGFAGTAAADPSVKIKDAVARVVVVPEARGDVKVEFLTTNKSLPLDIRKNGSDVTVDGGLRRNRINGCNTVMGKTVIHVRGVGDVKWEDIPQIVVRVPMDAEVGAAGAVFGSVGRTDHLELSNAGCGDWTVANVRGKFELNQAGSGDTKAGSAGSAEINIAGSGDVKTQEIGGDLEVNIAGSGGVTAASVTGKLEANIAGSGDVTISGGRSRSVEVSIMGSGNVDFGGEADTVDAHIAGSGDVRIAKVNGSIQKSVAGSGQVIVGR from the coding sequence ATGCGCGCTCTTCTGCTCTTGGCCACCGCGGCCGCCGCCCTGGGCTTCGCCGGAACCGCCGCCGCCGATCCGTCCGTGAAGATCAAGGACGCCGTGGCCCGGGTGGTCGTGGTCCCCGAGGCGCGCGGCGACGTGAAGGTCGAGTTCCTGACCACCAACAAGAGTCTGCCGCTGGACATCCGCAAGAACGGCTCCGACGTGACGGTCGACGGCGGCCTGCGCCGCAACCGCATCAACGGCTGCAACACGGTGATGGGCAAGACCGTGATCCATGTACGCGGCGTCGGCGACGTGAAGTGGGAGGACATCCCGCAGATCGTGGTTCGCGTGCCGATGGACGCCGAGGTCGGGGCCGCCGGCGCGGTGTTCGGCAGCGTCGGCCGCACCGACCACCTGGAGCTCTCCAACGCCGGCTGCGGCGACTGGACCGTGGCCAACGTCAGGGGCAAATTCGAGCTGAATCAGGCCGGCTCGGGCGACACCAAGGCCGGCAGCGCCGGCTCGGCCGAGATCAACATCGCCGGCTCGGGCGACGTGAAGACCCAGGAGATCGGCGGCGACCTGGAGGTCAATATCGCCGGCTCGGGCGGCGTCACCGCCGCCAGCGTCACCGGCAAGCTTGAGGCCAACATCGCCGGCTCCGGCGACGTGACCATCAGCGGCGGCCGCTCGCGCTCGGTCGAAGTCAGCATCATGGGCTCGGGCAACGTCGATTTCGGCGGCGAGGCCGATACGGTCGATGCGCACATCGCCGGCTCTGGCGACGTCCGCATCGCCAAGGTCAACGGCTCGATCCAGAAGTCGGTCGCCGGCTCGGGCCAGGTGATCGTCGGCCGCTAG
- the rplN gene encoding 50S ribosomal protein L14: MIQMQTNLEVADNSGARRVMCIKVLGGAGRRYASVGDVIVVSVKEAIPRGRVKKGDVLRAVVVRVNQGMKRKDGSLIRFDKNAAVIVNKQSEPVGTRIFGPVPRELRAKNHMKIISLAPEVL; encoded by the coding sequence ATGATCCAGATGCAAACTAACCTGGAAGTCGCCGACAACTCCGGCGCTCGCCGGGTCATGTGCATCAAGGTGCTGGGTGGCGCAGGTCGTCGCTACGCCAGCGTCGGTGACGTGATCGTCGTGTCCGTGAAGGAAGCCATTCCGCGCGGCCGCGTGAAGAAGGGCGACGTGCTCCGCGCCGTCGTCGTTCGCGTGAACCAAGGCATGAAGCGTAAGGACGGGTCGCTGATCCGTTTCGACAAGAACGCCGCGGTCATCGTCAACAAGCAGAGCGAGCCGGTCGGCACGCGGATCTTCGGCCCGGTTCCCCGTGAACTGCGCGCCAAGAACCACATGAAGATCATCTCCCTCGCCCCCGAGGTGCTGTAA
- a CDS encoding glycoside hydrolase family 43, producing the protein MKLQVLALACALALPAVSQAAAPKPLYRDPVTDGAADVSIVFDKAHREWVMFYTNRRATMKSPDPKDVAWVHATPIGMATSRDGLAWTYKGVAKIPAACTGQTLWAPELYAEGGVYHMWLTVVPGVFHRWGEAGATARIVHLTSKDLKAWTCGDRLDLGSDRVIDASVAKVGDRYRLWYKDEHRGSRIVAVESPDLVHWKTAGDKPVVDMAAEGPKVFRWKDAWWMVADAWKGLIVLRSDDAATWTLQPTRLLEQPGTQATDTGMGQHPDVVVSGGRAFLYYFVHQSHEPQAKADPYYGQRTVIQAAELKEAGGVLSVDREAPVEQGLVAPAR; encoded by the coding sequence ATGAAACTGCAGGTGTTGGCCTTGGCTTGCGCATTGGCGCTGCCCGCTGTTTCGCAAGCCGCGGCCCCCAAGCCGCTCTATCGCGATCCCGTCACCGACGGCGCCGCCGACGTGTCGATCGTGTTCGACAAGGCCCATCGCGAATGGGTGATGTTCTACACCAATCGCCGGGCCACGATGAAGAGCCCCGACCCCAAGGACGTGGCCTGGGTGCACGCCACGCCGATCGGCATGGCGACGTCCAGGGACGGCTTGGCCTGGACCTACAAGGGTGTGGCGAAGATCCCCGCCGCCTGCACCGGCCAGACCCTGTGGGCGCCGGAGCTCTACGCCGAGGGCGGCGTCTACCACATGTGGCTGACGGTGGTGCCCGGCGTCTTCCATCGCTGGGGCGAGGCCGGGGCGACCGCGCGGATCGTCCACCTGACCAGCAAGGACCTGAAGGCCTGGACCTGCGGCGACAGGCTGGACCTGGGCTCGGACCGGGTGATCGACGCCAGCGTGGCCAAGGTCGGCGACCGCTACCGCCTCTGGTACAAGGACGAGCACAGGGGCAGCCGGATCGTGGCGGTCGAAAGCCCTGACCTCGTCCATTGGAAGACGGCCGGCGACAAGCCCGTGGTCGACATGGCCGCCGAGGGACCCAAGGTGTTCCGCTGGAAGGACGCCTGGTGGATGGTCGCCGACGCCTGGAAGGGCCTGATCGTGCTGCGCTCGGACGACGCCGCGACCTGGACCCTGCAACCGACCCGCCTGCTGGAGCAGCCGGGGACCCAGGCCACCGATACCGGCATGGGCCAGCACCCCGACGTGGTGGTCAGCGGGGGCAGGGCGTTCCTCTATTATTTCGTCCACCAGTCCCACGAACCGCAGGCCAAGGCCGACCCCTATTACGGCCAGCGGACGGTCATCCAGGCAGCGGAGCTGAAGGAGGCGGGCGGCGTGCTGTCGGTGGATCGCGAGGCGCCGGTGGAGCAGGGGCTGGTCGCGCCCGCCCGCTGA
- the rpsS gene encoding 30S ribosomal protein S19, which yields MTRSVWKGPFVDGYLLKKADAALASGRKDVIKTWSRRSTIMPQFVGLVFGVHNGQKHVPVSVSEDMVGMKFGEFAPTRNFPGHAADKKAKRK from the coding sequence ATGACCCGCTCCGTCTGGAAAGGCCCGTTCGTCGACGGGTACCTCCTGAAGAAGGCCGACGCCGCTCTCGCGTCGGGCCGCAAGGACGTCATCAAGACCTGGTCGCGCCGCTCGACCATCATGCCGCAGTTCGTCGGCCTGGTGTTCGGCGTGCACAACGGTCAAAAGCACGTTCCCGTCTCCGTGTCGGAAGACATGGTCGGCATGAAGTTCGGTGAGTTCGCGCCCACCCGGAACTTCCCCGGCCACGCCGCCGACAAGAAGGCGAAGAGGAAGTAG
- the rpsC gene encoding 30S ribosomal protein S3: MGQKVNPVGLRLGVNRTWDSRWFADGEQYGKLLHQDLAVRAMLKKRLYQAGVSRIIIERPHKKCRVTIYAARPGVIIGKKGADIDKLRKDLSVMTEGEVHLNIVEIRKPETDAQLVAESIAQQLERRIAFRRAMKRSIQSAVRLGAKGIRINVSGRLGGAEIARMEWYREGRVPLHTLRADIDYGFAEAKTTYGIIGVKTWIFKGEVLEHDPMALDKRLATESGPAGEGGGRERGDRPDRGDRGRRDRG, encoded by the coding sequence ATGGGTCAGAAAGTCAATCCGGTCGGGCTGCGGCTCGGCGTCAACCGTACCTGGGACAGCCGTTGGTTCGCCGACGGCGAGCAGTACGGCAAGCTCCTGCACCAGGACCTCGCGGTCCGTGCGATGCTGAAGAAGCGCCTGTATCAAGCCGGCGTCTCGCGCATCATCATCGAGCGTCCCCACAAGAAGTGCCGCGTCACGATCTATGCCGCCCGTCCGGGCGTCATCATCGGCAAGAAGGGCGCTGACATCGACAAGCTCCGCAAGGACCTGTCGGTGATGACGGAAGGCGAGGTTCACCTGAACATCGTCGAGATCCGCAAGCCCGAAACCGATGCGCAGCTGGTGGCCGAGTCCATCGCCCAGCAGCTCGAGCGTCGTATCGCGTTCCGTCGCGCCATGAAGCGGTCGATCCAATCGGCCGTCCGTCTCGGCGCCAAGGGCATCCGCATCAACGTGTCGGGCCGCCTCGGCGGCGCGGAAATCGCGCGGATGGAATGGTATCGCGAAGGTCGCGTGCCGCTCCACACCCTGCGGGCCGACATCGACTATGGTTTCGCGGAAGCCAAGACCACCTACGGCATCATCGGCGTGAAGACCTGGATCTTCAAAGGCGAAGTGCTGGAGCATGACCCGATGGCGCTCGACAAGCGTCTGGCCACTGAATCCGGTCCCGCCGGCGAAGGTGGCGGACGCGAGCGCGGCGATCGTCCCGACCGGGGCGACCGCGGCCGTCGCGATCGGGGCTAA
- the rpsQ gene encoding 30S ribosomal protein S17 has product MPKRILEGVVVSDKGDKTVVVKVERTIVHPLLKKIVRRSKKYHAHDESNAYKAGEVARIIECAPKSKLKTWEVLPKASA; this is encoded by the coding sequence ATGCCCAAGCGTATCCTCGAAGGGGTTGTCGTCTCCGATAAGGGCGACAAGACCGTAGTGGTCAAGGTTGAACGGACCATCGTTCACCCGCTGCTGAAGAAGATCGTGCGTCGGTCCAAGAAGTACCACGCGCATGATGAGAGCAATGCGTACAAGGCGGGCGAAGTGGCCCGTATCATCGAGTGCGCTCCGAAGTCCAAGCTGAAGACCTGGGAAGTCCTTCCCAAGGCTTCGGCTTAA
- the rpmC gene encoding 50S ribosomal protein L29, whose product MTKIQDIRGMTPDQLAEQLLNLKKEQFNLRFQAATGQVEKTHRVGEIRKEIARIKTVLRAKAAA is encoded by the coding sequence ATGACCAAGATCCAAGACATCCGGGGCATGACTCCCGACCAACTCGCCGAGCAGCTGCTCAACCTGAAGAAGGAGCAGTTCAACCTGCGCTTCCAGGCGGCGACCGGTCAGGTGGAAAAGACCCACCGCGTCGGCGAGATCCGCAAGGAAATCGCCCGCATCAAGACCGTGCTGCGCGCCAAGGCCGCGGCTTAA
- the rplD gene encoding 50S ribosomal protein L4, whose product MKLDVIKLDGGKAGSVDLDDAIFGIADIRGDILQRVVTWQLAKRRSGNHKIQVRNEVSRTGKKMYKQKGTGSARHGSRRAAQFVGGAKAHGPVVRSHAFDLPKKIRAMALRHALSSKAKSGSLVVLDSAVLTDPKTAALRANFEKIGLKNALVIAGPEVDGNFKLAARNIPNIDVLPNAGLNVYDVLRRQTLVLTKDAIEAISARFAEKEAA is encoded by the coding sequence ATGAAACTCGACGTCATCAAACTGGACGGCGGCAAGGCCGGTTCCGTTGATCTCGACGACGCCATCTTTGGCATCGCCGACATCCGCGGCGACATCCTGCAGCGCGTCGTCACCTGGCAGCTGGCCAAGCGCCGCTCCGGGAACCACAAGATTCAGGTCCGCAACGAGGTCTCTCGTACGGGCAAGAAGATGTACAAGCAAAAGGGCACCGGCTCGGCCCGTCACGGTTCGCGCCGTGCGGCCCAGTTCGTCGGCGGCGCCAAGGCCCACGGCCCTGTCGTCCGTAGCCACGCGTTCGATCTGCCCAAGAAGATCCGCGCCATGGCTCTGCGCCACGCGCTGTCGTCGAAGGCCAAGTCCGGTTCGCTGGTCGTGCTGGACAGCGCCGTTCTGACCGATCCGAAGACGGCCGCTCTGCGCGCCAACTTCGAGAAGATCGGCCTGAAGAACGCGCTGGTCATCGCGGGTCCGGAAGTGGACGGCAACTTCAAGCTCGCCGCCCGCAACATTCCGAACATCGACGTGCTGCCGAACGCCGGCCTGAACGTCTATGACGTGCTGCGTCGCCAAACGCTCGTCCTGACCAAGGACGCGATCGAGGCGATCTCGGCCCGTTTCGCTGAGAAGGAAGCCGCCTGA